The Vicinamibacterales bacterium genome window below encodes:
- the cysT gene encoding sulfate ABC transporter permease subunit CysT, with the protein MNSVLPGFRVTLAFTLLYLAVIVLVPLFGLPARTATMGWDAFWRTVTDPRVVASYRLTFTTSLVAAMVNGVFGLIVAWVLVRYDFPGRRLMDAIVDLPFALPTAVAGITLTTLYAPNGWIGRPLAERGIPVAFTPAGITVALIFIGMPFVIRAMQPVIGELEAEVEEAAASLGARRWQVMHRIILPYLLPAWLTGVALAFARAIGEYGSVVFISGNMPMKTEITPLLIVTKLEQYDYAGATAVAFVMLLISFALLLLINLLQGWTARKVAA; encoded by the coding sequence ATGAACTCCGTTCTCCCCGGCTTCCGCGTCACGCTGGCCTTCACGCTGCTCTACCTGGCGGTGATCGTCCTCGTCCCGCTCTTCGGGCTGCCGGCCAGGACGGCGACGATGGGATGGGACGCGTTCTGGCGCACGGTCACCGACCCGCGCGTCGTCGCCTCGTACCGCCTGACGTTCACGACCTCGCTCGTCGCCGCGATGGTGAACGGCGTGTTCGGGCTGATCGTCGCCTGGGTGCTCGTTCGCTATGACTTCCCGGGGCGCCGGCTGATGGACGCGATCGTGGATCTGCCGTTCGCGCTGCCCACCGCGGTCGCCGGAATCACTCTGACGACGCTGTATGCGCCGAACGGGTGGATCGGACGTCCGCTGGCCGAGCGCGGGATTCCGGTTGCGTTCACGCCGGCTGGCATCACCGTCGCGCTGATCTTCATCGGGATGCCGTTCGTCATCCGGGCGATGCAGCCCGTGATCGGAGAGCTCGAGGCGGAGGTGGAAGAGGCGGCGGCCAGCCTCGGCGCGCGCCGCTGGCAGGTGATGCACCGGATCATCCTTCCCTACCTTCTGCCGGCGTGGCTGACGGGTGTCGCGCTCGCCTTCGCGCGGGCGATCGGCGAGTACGGTTCCGTGGTCTTCATCTCGGGCAACATGCCGATGAAGACCGAGATCACGCCGCTGCTCATTGTCACGAAGCTCGAGCAGTACGATTATGCCGGCGCCACCGCGGTCGCGTTCGTGATGCTGCTGATCTCGTTCGCGCTGCTGCTGCTGATCAATCTGCTGCAGGGCTGGACGGCCAGGAAGGTGGCGGCATGA
- a CDS encoding sigma-70 family RNA polymerase sigma factor encodes MPGYADNHTNCTLEAGRTIDLEGVVTALTPAAAPLPTPTTERLLARARRGEAGALGLLIARCLPDLHKWAHRRLPRWIRSAADTHDVVQDAVLGTLARLDAFQPQGRRALAGYLRTAVRNRIADEHRRAARWLVSAAPAEALPSDAASPLQQAIDHETERRYRAALARLSTRDQQLIVAHFELDYSHAQLGCMIGRSPHAARMALTRAIARLAAQMRD; translated from the coding sequence ATGCCGGGTTACGCCGATAATCACACCAATTGCACCCTTGAGGCCGGGCGTACGATCGACCTCGAGGGAGTCGTGACTGCGCTGACGCCGGCCGCTGCGCCGCTGCCTACGCCGACAACGGAGCGGCTGCTCGCGCGCGCGCGGCGCGGAGAGGCGGGCGCGCTGGGCCTCCTGATCGCGCGCTGCCTGCCCGATCTCCACAAATGGGCGCACCGGCGGCTGCCCCGCTGGATCCGCTCCGCCGCCGATACGCACGACGTCGTCCAGGATGCGGTGCTCGGAACGCTGGCGCGTCTCGATGCGTTTCAGCCGCAGGGCCGGCGCGCGCTCGCCGGATATCTGCGGACGGCGGTCCGCAACCGCATCGCGGACGAGCACCGCCGCGCCGCCCGCTGGCTGGTCTCGGCCGCGCCTGCTGAGGCCCTGCCGTCGGACGCCGCATCGCCGCTGCAGCAGGCGATCGACCACGAAACCGAGCGGCGGTACCGCGCCGCGCTCGCCCGCCTCTCCACCCGCGATCAGCAGTTGATCGTGGCGCACTTCGAGCTCGATTACTCCCACGCCCAGCTGGGATGCATGATTGGCCGGTCCCCGCATGCCGCACGCATGGCGCTCACGCGCGCGATTGCGCGGCTCGCCGCGCAGATGCGCGACTGA
- a CDS encoding PqqD family protein, with protein MNRTIDDDRFHPSPSVRASVSGDGLVLLDMSGGLVLSSNAAGARIWELLEQRRARREIARHLAGEYAIPLDRAERDVAAFVAALVARGLVVADGRP; from the coding sequence GTGAACCGCACGATCGACGACGATCGCTTCCACCCGTCTCCTTCGGTCAGGGCGTCGGTCTCGGGAGACGGCCTGGTGCTGCTCGACATGAGCGGCGGCCTCGTCCTCTCCTCGAACGCCGCCGGCGCCCGCATCTGGGAGCTGCTCGAGCAGCGCCGCGCGCGACGCGAGATCGCCCGGCACCTCGCCGGCGAGTATGCCATTCCACTCGATCGAGCCGAGCGGGACGTCGCCGCCTTCGTTGCGGCGCTCGTCGCGCGCGGCCTGGTCGTCGCGGACGGACGGCCATGA
- a CDS encoding sigma-70 family RNA polymerase sigma factor — protein sequence MRKIVTSIEPGRDAGAAGEESDAELARDMCAKRAEALERIFHRYVRLVTGIAHRILNDRAEAEDVTQEVFLEIYRKAHLYAPSRGSFRVWLLQYVYHRTLRRKAVLRRRAAYGGQPIETLDEPAPDLRPALTRDECRWILNGLFAQLPVNQRITLELTCFEDLPLRDVAARLGVSVGSTRHYYYRGLARLQHSVRVSERRSPAAECHDVSRSGRAGAARRRDPPPYARI from the coding sequence ATGCGCAAGATAGTAACATCTATCGAGCCTGGCCGCGACGCCGGCGCGGCCGGGGAGGAGTCGGACGCCGAGCTGGCGCGCGACATGTGCGCGAAACGCGCCGAGGCGCTCGAGCGCATCTTCCATCGCTACGTACGGCTCGTCACCGGCATCGCGCATCGCATTCTCAACGATCGCGCCGAGGCCGAAGACGTGACCCAGGAGGTGTTCCTGGAGATTTACCGCAAGGCCCACCTCTACGCGCCGTCACGCGGATCGTTCAGAGTCTGGCTGCTGCAATACGTCTATCACCGCACGCTGCGCCGGAAGGCGGTGCTCCGCCGCCGCGCCGCATACGGTGGCCAGCCGATTGAGACCCTTGACGAGCCGGCGCCGGACCTTCGCCCGGCACTGACCCGCGACGAGTGCCGGTGGATCCTGAACGGGCTGTTCGCGCAGCTGCCGGTCAATCAGCGCATCACGCTGGAGCTGACGTGCTTCGAGGACCTGCCTCTCCGCGACGTCGCCGCGCGGCTGGGCGTGTCGGTGGGGAGCACGCGCCACTATTACTACCGCGGCCTGGCCCGCCTGCAGCATAGCGTTCGCGTCAGCGAGCGACGCTCGCCGGCCGCGGAATGCCATGACGTCTCACGATCCGGTAGAGCTGGTGCCGCGAGACGCCGAGATCCGCCGCCGTACGCCCGAATCTGA
- a CDS encoding sigma-54 dependent transcriptional regulator, whose translation MARIRPFGRDRCLELDAREDFPEIDGVSAPIAALKRDMRAVAADPHVSVLIAGESGTGKERVAEAIHRASPRGCAPFVVIDCAGMPATLAEDALFGHVRGAFTGAVDDRAGPFERADGGTVLLDEIGELPADVQMKLLRAIQSRTVQRLGGSQRRAFDVRVIAATHVDLAAAVARGRFRQDLYYRLDVFELVVPALRRRGKDDVRMLSAAIVSRLAARRGRLPPAIEEAVLDVLIGHTWPGNVRELENVLERMVVAAGGEPVLTTRHLPRQLRSTQASAPVPAFPPLDRVVDALHRNGFRFGRTAADLGVSRHQLYRIVRRHGIPRPASVAR comes from the coding sequence GTGGCCCGGATACGCCCGTTCGGCAGGGATCGCTGCCTCGAGCTCGACGCGCGCGAGGACTTCCCCGAGATCGACGGCGTGTCCGCGCCGATCGCGGCCCTCAAGCGCGACATGCGCGCGGTGGCGGCCGATCCGCACGTCAGCGTGCTCATCGCCGGCGAATCCGGGACCGGCAAGGAACGCGTCGCCGAGGCCATCCACCGCGCGTCCCCCCGCGGGTGCGCCCCGTTCGTCGTCATCGACTGCGCGGGAATGCCGGCCACGCTCGCCGAAGACGCGCTGTTCGGGCACGTACGGGGAGCGTTCACCGGCGCCGTCGACGATCGCGCCGGTCCGTTCGAGCGCGCGGACGGCGGGACGGTCCTGCTCGACGAAATCGGCGAACTGCCGGCCGACGTGCAGATGAAGCTGCTTCGCGCGATCCAGTCGCGCACGGTGCAGCGGCTCGGCGGATCGCAGCGGCGCGCGTTCGACGTGCGCGTCATCGCGGCGACGCACGTCGACCTCGCGGCGGCGGTCGCGCGCGGCAGGTTCCGTCAGGATCTCTACTATCGCCTCGACGTCTTCGAGCTCGTGGTGCCGGCGCTGCGGCGTCGAGGGAAAGACGACGTGCGGATGCTGTCGGCGGCGATCGTGAGCCGGCTGGCGGCCCGGCGCGGCCGCCTCCCGCCGGCGATCGAAGAGGCGGTGCTCGACGTGCTGATTGGACACACGTGGCCGGGAAACGTCCGCGAGCTGGAGAACGTGCTCGAGCGGATGGTCGTCGCCGCCGGCGGCGAGCCGGTGTTGACGACGAGGCATCTGCCGCGCCAGCTGCGCTCGACGCAGGCGAGCGCGCCGGTTCCAGCCTTCCCACCGCTCGATCGCGTCGTCGACGCGCTGCACCGCAACGGGTTCAGATTCGGGCGTACGGCGGCGGATCTCGGCGTCTCGCGGCACCAGCTCTACCGGATCGTGAGACGTCATGGCATTCCGCGGCCGGCGAGCGTCGCTCGCTGA
- a CDS encoding helix-turn-helix transcriptional regulator, which yields MSRRKPAQEKPPPRPAVLRPLGAQLRRLRLERRMTQEALAELASLNYKYIGRVELGKADPGADVLVRLARALRVPVGELFETITPSAGAPVWPPASEAADATAALHALTAAVERLLSPKPRPLTSRAPRRTR from the coding sequence GTGTCTCGTCGGAAGCCGGCACAAGAGAAACCACCACCGCGGCCGGCCGTTCTGCGGCCGCTCGGAGCGCAGCTCCGCCGCCTCCGCCTCGAGCGGCGGATGACGCAGGAAGCTCTCGCTGAACTGGCTTCCTTGAATTACAAGTACATTGGCCGCGTCGAACTCGGGAAGGCTGATCCCGGGGCCGACGTGCTCGTGCGTCTCGCCCGCGCGCTGCGTGTGCCCGTGGGCGAGCTGTTCGAAACGATCACGCCGTCCGCCGGCGCCCCGGTGTGGCCGCCCGCGAGCGAGGCCGCGGACGCCACCGCGGCGCTCCATGCGCTGACGGCGGCGGTCGAACGGCTTCTCTCGCCGAAGCCGCGCCCGCTCACCAGCCGGGCGCCCCGCCGCACCCGTTGA
- a CDS encoding lasso peptide biosynthesis B2 protein, whose translation MTARPLRRLALVSRAWIELARFDLRRPAGFARQCALLGRTSVSAPPSLVTAEDVVWAVDEACVWYVKRAACLQRSFVAARLLRRCGFAAEMVIGCRPLPFESHAWVEIDGRVVNDLPQYRRAFTVLNRL comes from the coding sequence ATGACGGCAAGGCCGCTTCGCCGTCTCGCGCTGGTGTCGCGCGCGTGGATAGAGCTGGCGCGATTCGACCTGAGACGTCCGGCGGGGTTCGCGCGGCAGTGCGCGCTCCTCGGCCGCACGAGCGTATCGGCCCCTCCGTCCCTGGTGACGGCGGAGGACGTCGTGTGGGCCGTGGACGAAGCCTGCGTCTGGTACGTAAAGCGCGCCGCTTGCCTGCAGCGCTCGTTCGTCGCGGCGCGCCTGCTGCGCCGCTGCGGCTTCGCCGCCGAAATGGTCATCGGCTGCCGTCCGCTGCCCTTCGAGTCGCACGCGTGGGTCGAGATCGACGGCCGTGTCGTGAACGACCTGCCGCAGTATCGCCGCGCCTTCACAGTGCTCAATCGTCTCTGA
- a CDS encoding serine/threonine-protein kinase has translation MTRAFADRASIDWNALLARVRDPAGRAALESLRRLDALRGVPAASAVPAAPGAATGLLRLLVAVAALQTLAALMVAAALVVTTRSFDPVWPQVFVVAAFASAALLLASASARDRRVLLLLATFTFAASAFARAIVSAHGSGPLAASGLFRGLFPETFVPAALWQFAILFPGVQRFTRFDVWSRRIAAGVWALGSALFLVQLAAAYGWDAAWSRALHRDDPRNLFWHLFAAAALPGFATIFVRAHWSAPVERRKAARLGAVLAVSAAPLLVVGLSRLAFSNVDRWMLTADSAARGAVDALVFCGLAAMPVLATLAVIVDRPFELRAFGGGWPRFPSSPRREQLAAALDRLRLAPGVRAIPAMLSRELQLGVRAARATVVPAGDLPLQSALPVMLEDTPSPIVLDRHAEPFLLLPPADRAWLDARDVSLAAAIRLRDGSLAAIVLLGPRRGGGAYDRTDRWMISTLVAVAAAMWDARDRLADTAAWECTRCGRVSGEAAACGCGGDPIPALLPRRLAGKFDVQRRLGEGGTGVVYLARDVTLGRDVALKTLPRRQGHAVSRLRDEARSMAALNHDALATIYGLEVWRGTPVLVVEHLAGGTLAGRLACRALPANEVIALGQRLADALAYMHERGLLHRDVKPSNIGFTADGAAKLLDFGLSGADGSPAGTPGYLPPETLDGAVADAAGDLWALAVVLLQASAGADERLRGFFRQALAADPADRFRSAREMLQVLSSYTS, from the coding sequence GTGACCCGCGCGTTCGCCGATCGCGCGTCGATCGACTGGAACGCGCTGCTGGCGCGGGTGCGCGATCCTGCCGGGCGCGCCGCGCTCGAGTCGCTGCGCCGTCTCGATGCCTTGCGCGGCGTGCCGGCAGCGTCTGCCGTGCCCGCCGCGCCGGGGGCCGCAACCGGACTGCTCCGCCTGCTGGTCGCGGTGGCCGCCCTGCAGACGCTCGCCGCGCTCATGGTCGCGGCGGCACTCGTCGTCACGACCCGGTCGTTCGATCCCGTCTGGCCGCAGGTGTTCGTCGTCGCCGCGTTCGCATCGGCCGCGCTGCTGCTCGCGTCGGCGTCGGCTCGCGATCGGCGCGTGCTGCTCCTGCTTGCGACGTTCACCTTTGCCGCGAGCGCCTTCGCGCGCGCCATCGTGTCGGCGCACGGTTCCGGTCCGCTGGCGGCGAGCGGCCTGTTCCGCGGGCTGTTCCCGGAGACCTTCGTTCCGGCGGCTCTCTGGCAGTTCGCGATCCTCTTTCCCGGCGTGCAGCGGTTCACCAGGTTCGACGTCTGGTCGCGGCGAATCGCGGCGGGCGTCTGGGCGCTGGGGTCCGCACTCTTCCTGGTGCAGCTCGCCGCCGCGTACGGGTGGGATGCGGCGTGGAGCCGCGCGCTGCACCGCGACGATCCCCGGAACCTGTTCTGGCATCTGTTCGCGGCGGCCGCGCTGCCCGGGTTCGCCACCATCTTCGTGCGCGCGCACTGGTCCGCGCCGGTGGAGCGCCGCAAGGCCGCGCGGCTCGGCGCGGTGCTCGCGGTCAGTGCCGCGCCGCTCCTGGTCGTCGGCCTGTCGCGCCTCGCCTTCTCGAACGTCGACCGCTGGATGCTGACGGCGGACAGCGCGGCGCGCGGTGCCGTGGACGCGCTGGTCTTCTGCGGCCTTGCCGCCATGCCCGTGCTCGCCACGCTCGCGGTCATCGTCGATCGGCCGTTCGAGCTGCGCGCGTTCGGAGGCGGCTGGCCGCGCTTCCCCTCGTCGCCGCGGCGCGAACAGCTCGCTGCCGCGCTCGATCGGCTGCGTCTGGCGCCAGGCGTGCGCGCCATTCCCGCGATGCTGTCGCGCGAGCTGCAGCTCGGCGTGCGCGCGGCGCGGGCGACAGTCGTTCCGGCGGGCGACCTGCCACTGCAGTCGGCGCTGCCGGTGATGCTCGAGGACACGCCGTCGCCGATCGTGCTCGATCGCCACGCCGAGCCATTCCTGCTGCTGCCGCCGGCGGACCGTGCGTGGCTCGACGCGAGAGACGTCTCGCTCGCCGCGGCGATCCGGCTGCGCGATGGATCGCTTGCCGCCATCGTCCTGCTGGGCCCGCGCCGCGGCGGCGGCGCGTACGACCGTACGGATCGCTGGATGATCTCGACGCTGGTCGCCGTCGCTGCGGCGATGTGGGACGCGCGCGACCGTCTCGCGGACACCGCGGCATGGGAATGCACGCGCTGCGGACGCGTGTCCGGCGAGGCGGCCGCGTGCGGGTGTGGCGGCGACCCGATCCCGGCGTTGCTGCCGCGGCGGCTCGCCGGCAAATTCGACGTCCAGCGCCGGCTCGGCGAGGGAGGCACGGGCGTCGTGTACCTGGCGCGCGACGTCACGCTCGGGCGTGACGTCGCGCTGAAGACACTGCCGCGGCGCCAGGGGCACGCCGTCTCGCGGCTGCGCGACGAAGCGCGGTCGATGGCGGCGTTGAATCACGACGCACTCGCCACGATCTACGGTCTGGAGGTCTGGCGCGGCACGCCCGTCCTCGTCGTCGAGCATCTTGCCGGCGGGACCCTTGCCGGCCGGCTGGCTTGCCGGGCGCTGCCGGCGAACGAGGTGATCGCGCTCGGGCAGCGGCTGGCGGACGCGCTCGCTTACATGCACGAACGCGGACTCCTGCACCGCGATGTGAAGCCGAGCAACATCGGCTTCACCGCGGACGGCGCCGCAAAGCTGCTCGACTTCGGACTCTCCGGCGCGGACGGCTCGCCGGCCGGCACTCCAGGCTATCTGCCGCCGGAAACACTCGACGGCGCCGTCGCGGACGCGGCCGGGGATCTGTGGGCGCTGGCCGTCGTCCTGCTGCAGGCGTCAGCCGGCGCGGACGAGCGGCTTCGGGGATTTTTTCGCCAGGCCCTGGCCGCCGACCCCGCGGATCGGTTCCGCTCCGCACGTGAGATGCTGCAGGTGCTTAGCTCATATACAAGTTAA
- a CDS encoding sulfate ABC transporter substrate-binding protein, which translates to MKSFRPVMAVLIAALAAGCSSSQSSSDAGGAPIELLNVSYDPTRELYAELNTAFARSYEASTGRKVTVKQSHGGSGAQARAVIDGLEASVVTLALAYDIDAIATSGLLAAGWQKRLPDNSAPYTSTIVFLVRKGNPRQIKDWSDLVKPGVGVITPNPKTSGGARWNYLAAWEYARRQANGDEAKTRAFMSALFRNVPVLDSGARGATNTFVQRKIGDVLLAWENEAYLALEETRGEIEIVTPSLSILAEPPVAVLDKVADRKGTRAAAEAYLQFLYTAEGQDIVAKHHYRPRNAEVALKHAASFARVQLFTIDEAFGGWQSAQKTHFADGGTFDQIYKPGT; encoded by the coding sequence GTGAAAAGTTTCCGTCCCGTGATGGCCGTTCTGATCGCCGCGCTGGCGGCCGGCTGCTCGTCCTCTCAGTCGTCATCTGACGCGGGCGGCGCGCCGATCGAGCTGCTGAACGTGTCGTACGACCCGACGCGCGAGCTGTACGCCGAACTCAACACCGCGTTCGCCAGGAGCTACGAAGCAAGCACGGGGCGGAAGGTGACAGTGAAGCAGTCGCACGGCGGGTCGGGCGCCCAGGCGCGTGCCGTGATCGACGGACTCGAAGCGTCGGTCGTGACGCTGGCGCTCGCCTACGACATCGACGCGATCGCGACGTCCGGGCTGCTCGCGGCGGGCTGGCAGAAGCGGCTGCCCGACAACAGCGCGCCCTACACCTCCACCATCGTGTTTCTGGTCCGCAAGGGGAATCCCAGGCAGATCAAGGACTGGAGCGACCTGGTGAAACCGGGCGTCGGCGTCATCACGCCGAATCCGAAGACATCCGGCGGCGCGCGCTGGAACTATCTCGCGGCGTGGGAGTACGCCAGGCGGCAGGCGAACGGCGACGAGGCGAAGACGCGGGCGTTCATGTCGGCGCTCTTCCGCAACGTCCCGGTGCTCGATTCGGGCGCCCGCGGCGCCACCAACACGTTCGTGCAGCGCAAGATCGGCGACGTACTGCTGGCCTGGGAGAACGAGGCCTACCTCGCCCTCGAGGAAACCAGGGGAGAGATCGAGATCGTGACGCCGTCGCTCAGCATCCTGGCCGAGCCGCCTGTCGCCGTGCTCGACAAGGTCGCCGACCGCAAGGGGACGCGCGCCGCCGCGGAAGCCTATCTGCAGTTCCTCTACACCGCCGAAGGACAGGACATCGTGGCGAAGCATCACTATCGGCCGCGCAACGCCGAGGTCGCGCTCAAGCACGCCGCCAGCTTCGCCAGGGTGCAGCTGTTCACCATCGACGAGGCGTTCGGCGGCTGGCAGAGCGCGCAGAAGACGCACTTCGCGGACGGCGGCACGTTCGACCAGATCTACAAACCGGGGACATAG
- a CDS encoding helix-turn-helix transcriptional regulator, whose protein sequence is MPDPARALRLRVGRAIQRLRLARGYSQETLAERAHSSGKYIGAIERGETNAGLDVLGRIAAALAVDPADLLVPPRGRGRIEAAHLIARADLDTLVEIVQRVKAVRARRTPRAAR, encoded by the coding sequence ATGCCCGATCCCGCACGCGCGCTGCGCCTGCGCGTCGGCCGCGCGATCCAGCGGCTCCGTCTCGCGCGCGGCTACAGTCAGGAGACGCTCGCCGAGCGCGCGCACAGCTCCGGCAAGTACATCGGCGCGATCGAGCGCGGCGAAACCAACGCCGGCCTCGACGTGCTCGGACGGATTGCCGCCGCCCTGGCGGTCGATCCCGCCGACCTCCTCGTCCCTCCCCGCGGCCGCGGCCGCATCGAGGCCGCGCATCTCATCGCCCGCGCCGATCTCGACACGCTGGTGGAAATCGTGCAGCGCGTGAAGGCGGTCCGCGCCCGCCGAACGCCTCGCGCCGCACGGTAG
- the cysW gene encoding sulfate ABC transporter permease subunit CysW: protein MIAAAPTNALAATAAAQRRALTEPALVRWALIAAAVGFLALFLLVPLALVFAEALANGAAAYVSAIVEPEALAALKLTLLAAAIAVPANTIFGLCAGWAIAKFRFRGRSLLTTLVDLPFAVSPVIAGLVFVLLAGRQGLLGPWLAEHDVQIIFAVPGIVLASIFVSFPFVAREVIPIMEATGTQEEEAARVLGAGGWQTFVRVTLPGIKWGVVYGVILSTARVLGEFGAVSVVSGRIRGVTNTLPLHVEILYNEYRFQASFAVASILTALALVTLVLKTIAERRK, encoded by the coding sequence ATGATCGCCGCGGCGCCGACGAACGCGCTCGCGGCCACGGCCGCGGCGCAGCGGCGGGCGCTGACCGAACCGGCGCTGGTGCGCTGGGCGCTGATCGCCGCCGCCGTCGGCTTCCTGGCGCTGTTCCTTCTCGTCCCGCTCGCGCTGGTGTTCGCCGAGGCGCTCGCCAACGGCGCCGCGGCGTACGTGTCGGCGATCGTCGAGCCGGAGGCGCTCGCCGCGTTGAAGCTGACGCTGCTGGCCGCCGCCATCGCCGTCCCGGCAAACACGATCTTCGGGCTGTGCGCCGGCTGGGCGATCGCCAAGTTCCGCTTCCGCGGGCGCTCGCTGCTGACCACGCTGGTCGACCTGCCGTTCGCCGTTTCGCCGGTGATCGCCGGGCTCGTCTTCGTCCTGCTCGCGGGCCGTCAAGGACTGCTGGGACCCTGGCTCGCCGAACACGACGTGCAGATCATTTTCGCCGTGCCCGGGATCGTGCTGGCCAGCATCTTCGTGTCGTTTCCCTTCGTGGCGCGCGAAGTGATCCCGATCATGGAGGCGACCGGTACGCAGGAAGAAGAAGCGGCCCGCGTCCTCGGCGCCGGCGGCTGGCAGACGTTCGTGCGCGTGACGCTGCCGGGCATCAAGTGGGGCGTGGTCTACGGCGTCATCCTCAGCACCGCGCGGGTGCTCGGCGAGTTCGGCGCCGTCTCGGTGGTCTCGGGCCGCATTCGCGGCGTGACCAACACCTTGCCGCTGCACGTCGAGATTCTCTACAACGAGTACCGGTTCCAGGCGTCCTTCGCCGTCGCCTCGATCCTGACGGCGCTGGCGCTCGTCACGCTCGTGCTGAAGACGATTGCGGAGCGACGCAAATGA
- a CDS encoding porin gives MRLLAPSFFVIALATVLPESAAAQDRSAAPAVSAGDNGFTIQSQNGDYQLRIGALLQADGRFAPGDDAGRVVDTFTIRRVRPALRGRLTRYFEFTLNPDFAGGTVVVQDAYLDTVFSRAFRVRIGKSKTPFGLERLQTVAYMVFYERALPTALVPNRDAGVQVLGDLAGGLVSYQAGVLNGVADGGSGDTDISDGKDVAGRILVRPFQKRGATDPLRGLALGFAATAGKQAGAAALPTLRTSSLQQTIVAYTGAAAAGTRTRYSPQASYVHRSFSAFAEYVHSEMPIASAAVRADVAHRAWQIAGSYLLTGEAATDGSTGIRPRANFDVESGHWGAVQLAARYHHLEVDEAARRFAAAGSALEAEAWTLGVNWYLTPNIRYLVNVERTVFDRAAGSARPSENAVVFRSQVYF, from the coding sequence ATGCGTCTACTCGCACCTTCGTTTTTCGTCATCGCGCTCGCCACCGTGCTGCCCGAATCCGCCGCGGCCCAGGATCGCAGCGCCGCGCCTGCGGTCAGCGCAGGGGACAACGGCTTCACCATTCAGTCGCAGAACGGCGACTATCAGCTTCGTATCGGCGCGCTGTTGCAGGCCGACGGCCGGTTCGCGCCCGGCGATGACGCCGGGCGCGTGGTCGATACGTTCACGATTCGCCGCGTCCGACCGGCACTGCGCGGCAGGCTTACGCGCTACTTCGAATTCACCCTCAATCCCGACTTCGCCGGCGGCACGGTCGTGGTGCAGGACGCGTATCTCGATACCGTCTTCTCTCGCGCGTTCCGCGTTCGCATCGGCAAGAGCAAGACGCCGTTCGGCCTGGAGCGCCTGCAGACGGTCGCCTACATGGTGTTCTACGAGCGCGCGCTGCCGACGGCGCTGGTGCCGAACCGCGATGCCGGCGTCCAGGTCCTCGGGGATCTCGCCGGCGGCCTCGTGAGCTATCAGGCGGGAGTGCTGAACGGCGTGGCGGACGGCGGCAGCGGCGACACCGACATCAGCGATGGCAAGGATGTCGCCGGCCGCATCCTGGTCCGGCCGTTCCAGAAGCGCGGCGCCACGGATCCGCTTCGCGGCCTTGCACTCGGATTCGCCGCGACCGCCGGCAAGCAGGCCGGCGCAGCCGCGCTGCCGACGCTGCGCACGTCCTCGCTGCAGCAGACGATCGTCGCCTATACCGGCGCCGCGGCGGCGGGGACGCGCACGCGCTACTCGCCGCAGGCGTCCTACGTGCATCGCTCGTTCAGCGCGTTCGCCGAGTACGTGCACAGCGAAATGCCGATCGCGTCCGCAGCGGTGCGCGCCGACGTCGCGCACCGCGCCTGGCAGATTGCCGGTTCGTATCTGCTGACCGGCGAAGCGGCCACCGACGGCAGCACCGGCATCCGCCCGCGCGCGAACTTCGATGTCGAGAGCGGCCACTGGGGCGCGGTGCAGCTTGCCGCGCGGTATCACCACCTCGAGGTGGACGAGGCGGCGCGCCGATTCGCGGCAGCCGGCAGTGCGCTCGAGGCGGAAGCGTGGACGCTCGGCGTCAACTGGTACCTGACCCCGAACATCCGCTACCTCGTCAACGTGGAGCGGACGGTGTTCGACCGCGCCGCCGGCAGCGCGCGCCCTTCCGAGAACGCCGTGGTGTTCCGATCGCAGGTCTATTTCTAG